From one Gossypium hirsutum isolate 1008001.06 chromosome D08, Gossypium_hirsutum_v2.1, whole genome shotgun sequence genomic stretch:
- the LOC121220230 gene encoding uncharacterized protein isoform X4, whose translation MSLKLLLLVLGFLVYSLRSSLGESSTCLTVYKEGGAPAVFQSPKCPRWKIPNHGSGERSPTPATGRCQSAVLQGRRKHMEDRTVCMLDLHIPFPSKIGVKEVSVGVVAVFDGHNGAEASEMASKLLLEYFALHTYFLLDATFSFVLKKQSSRLPNVGEGDIVFQVLNWDKEIGKHGLNFERFKFSVPENLDDSFHLGILKEALLRAIHDIDATFSKEASRNNIASGSTATIILIADGRILVANIGDSKAILCSEKFHSPSEARETLLQLYRERRRNGAVSPFRRSNFKVAASSGLVRYIVKELTRDHHPDRDDERSRVEAAGGYVVEWGGVSRVNGQLAISRSIGDVSYKSYGVIAAPEVTDWQSLTANDSYLVVGSDGIFEKLSLQDVCDLLWEVKNHDTVGSRLSSSCSLSLADCLVNTAFERGSMDNMAAIVVPLGSAFLSQNLLTERCGRKGAKEFPANGLQKFIHGRSSDGISPDLLQLESTHPITTKFNRLLVQGKPSSYSCFYLSENLNDDVDDTIQTQKEDYVHDQPQALPNAFERPCGGPLNVYNDRSLCLNFGMTVDGANDQCVNPEGFASFLGFLESIPFHDTSSSYGTEEYPMPDSRYILKKRFGRGSYGEVWLSFSWNCHHGSDASRWGEENKTTNFGDIHFDTYGSSSCCNTSRNDSHVGSSDGNLFILKRIMVERGASVYLSGLREKYFGEVFLNASRNLGSFPSGEVSEPFLEESQSGYGDTLDANLELGITLSPENIYLNKSGFHGAAFEEGLNHIARYVESFESRSNEIWLVFHYEGMSLSKLMYTMEEAVHNAAEESVEEVKQVRVLRPSKWWHWLRTTEEGQEEMRNLIWQLLVALKSCHDRNITHRDIKPENMVICFEDQKTGRCLREIPNEDKNFTTRMRIIDFGSSIDGFTLKHLYGSAGPSRSEQTHDYSPPEALLNASWYQGPTSTSLKCCDLRDDLGDTKCISDKCSDTHSSRSSYRGLERRLEGACL comes from the exons ATGTCGTTGAAACTATTGCTTCTCGTTTTAGGATTCCTGGTGTACTCTCTGAGAAGCTCTCTTGGAGAATCTTCCACCTGTTTGACGGTTTACAAAGAAGGTGGTGCGCCGGCGGTGTTCCAATCCCCTAAATGCCCTCGCTGGAAAATTCCGAATCATGGTTCTGGTGAACGCTCCCCCACTCCCGCTACGGGGCGCTGTCAATCGGCTGTGCTTCAGGGTCGAAGGAAGCACATGGAAGATCGCACTGTCTGCATGCTCGATCTCCACATTCCCTTCCCGA GCAAAATTGGGGTTAAGGAAGTTTCAGTTGGAGTTGTTGCAGTTTTTGATGGTCATAATGGTGCTGAAGCTAGTGAGATGGCTTCAAAACTTTTACTGGAGTATTTTGCTCTACATACATATTTCCTTTTGGATGCAACTTTTTCCTTTGTATTGAAGAAGCAGTCAAGTAGGTTGCCAAATGTAGGAGAAGGGGATATTGTTTTCCAAGTGCTTAATTGGGACAAAGAGATTGGAAAGCATGGCTTGAACTTTGAAAG ATTTAAGTTTTCAGTCCCAGAAAATCTTGATGATTCTTTTCACTTGGGTATATTGAAGGAAGCTTTGTTAAGGGCAATCCATGACATAGATGCAACATTTTCTAAG GAAGCATCTAGAAATAACATTGCTTCGGGTTCAACAGCTACAATTATACTGATAGCAGATGGTCGAATTTTAGTTGCTAATATTGGAGATTCCAAAGCCATTCTGTGTTCCGAAAAATTCCATTCTCCTTCTGAGGCTAGAG AAACTTTGTTACAATTGTACAGGGAGCGGAGGCGCAACGGTGCTGTTTCACCTTTTAGAAGATCCAATTTTAAAGTGGCTGCGTCCAGTGGATTGGTACGTTATATTGTCAAGGAACTAACTAGAGATCATCACCCTGATCGAGATGATGAAAGGTCTCGAGTAGAAGCAGCTGGTGGCTATGTTGTTGAATGGGGTGGTGTATCACGTGTGAATGGTCAGCTGGCGATCTCCCGTTCTATTGGTGATGTATCATACAAAAG TTATGGTGTTATCGCTGCACCAGAGGTGACAGATTGGCAGTCTCTAACTGCTAATGATAGCTATTTGGTGGTTGGCTCTGATGGCATTTTTGAAAAGCTGAGCTTGCAGGATGTTTGTGATTTACTTTGGGAAGTAAAGAATCATGATACTGTTGGATCAAGACTATCTTCTTCATGCTCACTCTCACTAGCTGATTGCTTAGTGAATACTGCCTTCGAGAGGGGCAGCATGGACAATATGGCAGCTATAGTGGTTCCACTGGGATCTGCTTTTCTATCTCAAAACTTGCTGACTGAAAGATGTGGAAGGAAAGGGGCCAAGGAATTCCCAGCTAATGGACTACAAAAATTCATTCATGGACGATCAA GTGATGGTATTAGTCCAGACCTACTGCAGTTGGAATCTACTCATCCAATCACGACTAAATTTAACAGGCTATTG GTTCAAGGAAAACCTAGCAGTTATAGCTGTTTCTATTTATCTGAGAATCTCAATGATGATGTGGATGATACAATTCAAACTCAAAAGGAAGATTATGTGCATGACCAACCCCAGGCTCTACCTAATGCCTTTGAACGACCCTGTG GTGGACCTTTAAATGTGTACAATGACCGGAGTTTATGCTTAAACTTTGGGATGACTGTTGATGGAGCTAATGATCAATGTGTAAATCCTGAGGGCTTCGCTAGTTTCCTTGGTTTTCTTGAATCCATACCCTTCCATGATACTAGTTCAAGTTATGGGACAGAGGAGTATCCAATGCCAGACTCTAG GTATATTCTAAAGAAAAGATTTGGTCGTGGTTCTTACGGTGAGGTATGGTTGTCGTTTAGTTGGAATTGTCATCATGGCAGTGATGCTTCAAGATGGGGTGAAGAAAACAAGACTACCAATTTTGGTGATATTCATTTTGATACATATGGCAGTAGTTCATGTTGTAATACATCTAGGAATGATAGTCATGTTGGTTCTTCTGATGGCAACCTGTTTATTCTGAAACGCATAATG GTGGAGAGAGGGGCTTCTGTTTACTTAAGTGGTCTAAGAGAGAAGTACTTTGGTGAAGTTTTCTTAAATGCCTCTAGAAACCTTGGAAGTTTTCCATCGGGTGAAGTATCGGAACCTTTCTTAGAGGAATCACAATCTGGTTATGGTGACACATTAGATGCAAATTTAGAATTAGGAATCACTTTGAGTCCTGAAAATATATATCTGAACAAATCTGGATTTCACGGGGCTGCTTTTGAAGAAGGTTTGAACCATATTGCAAGATATGTCGAGTCATTTGAATCACGGTCTAATGAAATATGGCTTGTATTTCATTACGAGGGCATGTCACTATCAAAGCTTATGTATACCATGGAAGAAGCCGTACATAATGCAGCTGAAGAAAGCGttgaagaagtaaaacaagttCGTGTATTGCGTCCATCAAAATGGTGGCATTGGTTGAGGACAACAGAAGAAGGACAAGAAGAAATGCGCAATCTTATTTGGCAATTG TTGGTTGCACTGAAGTCCTGTCACGATCGCAATATTACCCACAGGGATATCAAACCTG AGAACATGGTTATATGCTTTGAGGACCAAAAAACTGGAAGATGCTTGAGAGAAATTCCAAATGAAGATAAGAATTTTACCACTAGAAT GCGCATCATTGACTTTGGAAGTTCAATAGATGGGTTTACACTGAAGCATTTATACGGATCAGCTGGACCTTCTAG ATCTGAGCAAACTCATGATTATAGTCCACCTGAAGCTCTTCTTAATGCTAGTTGGTATCAAGGGCCCACGAGCACTTCTTTGAA GTGTTGTGATCTTAGAGATGATCTTGGGGACACCAAATGTATTTCAGATAAGTGCTCTGACACGCACTCTTCTAGATCATCATATCGAGGGTTGGAACGAAGACTTGAAGGAGCTTGCTTATAA
- the LOC121220230 gene encoding probable protein phosphatase 2C 51 isoform X5 → MSLKLLLLVLGFLVYSLRSSLGESSTCLTVYKEGGAPAVFQSPKCPRWKIPNHGSGERSPTPATGRCQSAVLQGRRKHMEDRTVCMLDLHIPFPSKIGVKEVSVGVVAVFDGHNGAEASEMASKLLLEYFALHTYFLLDATFSFVLKKQSSRLPNVGEGDIVFQVLNWDKEIGKHGLNFERFKFSVPENLDDSFHLGILKEALLRAIHDIDATFSKEASRNNIASGSTATIILIADGRILVANIGDSKAILCSEKFHSPSEARETLLQLYRERRRNGAVSPFRRSNFKVAASSGLVRYIVKELTRDHHPDRDDERSRVEAAGGYVVEWGGVSRVNGQLAISRSIGDVSYKSYGVIAAPEVTDWQSLTANDSYLVVGSDGIFEKLSLQDVCDLLWEVKNHDTVGSRLSSSCSLSLADCLVNTAFERGSMDNMAAIVVPLGSAFLSQNLLTERCGRKGAKEFPANGLQKFIHGRSSDGISPDLLQLESTHPITTKFNRLLVQGKPSSYSCFYLSENLNDDVDDTIQTQKEDYVHDQPQALPNAFERPCGGPLNVYNDRSLCLNFGMTVDGANDQCVNPEGFASFLGFLESIPFHDTSSSYGTEEYPMPDSRYILKKRFGRGSYGEVWLSFSWNCHHGSDASRWGEENKTTNFGDIHFDTYGSSSCCNTSRNDSHVGSSDGNLFILKRIMVERGASVYLSGLREKYFGEVFLNASRNLGSFPSGEVSEPFLEESQSGYGDTLDANLELGITLSPENIYLNKSGFHGAAFEEGLNHIARYVESFESRSNEIWLVFHYEGMSLSKLMYTMEEAVHNAAEESVEEVKQVRVLRPSKWWHWLRTTEEGQEEMRNLIWQLLLLFICSVGCTEVLSRSQYYPQGYQT, encoded by the exons ATGTCGTTGAAACTATTGCTTCTCGTTTTAGGATTCCTGGTGTACTCTCTGAGAAGCTCTCTTGGAGAATCTTCCACCTGTTTGACGGTTTACAAAGAAGGTGGTGCGCCGGCGGTGTTCCAATCCCCTAAATGCCCTCGCTGGAAAATTCCGAATCATGGTTCTGGTGAACGCTCCCCCACTCCCGCTACGGGGCGCTGTCAATCGGCTGTGCTTCAGGGTCGAAGGAAGCACATGGAAGATCGCACTGTCTGCATGCTCGATCTCCACATTCCCTTCCCGA GCAAAATTGGGGTTAAGGAAGTTTCAGTTGGAGTTGTTGCAGTTTTTGATGGTCATAATGGTGCTGAAGCTAGTGAGATGGCTTCAAAACTTTTACTGGAGTATTTTGCTCTACATACATATTTCCTTTTGGATGCAACTTTTTCCTTTGTATTGAAGAAGCAGTCAAGTAGGTTGCCAAATGTAGGAGAAGGGGATATTGTTTTCCAAGTGCTTAATTGGGACAAAGAGATTGGAAAGCATGGCTTGAACTTTGAAAG ATTTAAGTTTTCAGTCCCAGAAAATCTTGATGATTCTTTTCACTTGGGTATATTGAAGGAAGCTTTGTTAAGGGCAATCCATGACATAGATGCAACATTTTCTAAG GAAGCATCTAGAAATAACATTGCTTCGGGTTCAACAGCTACAATTATACTGATAGCAGATGGTCGAATTTTAGTTGCTAATATTGGAGATTCCAAAGCCATTCTGTGTTCCGAAAAATTCCATTCTCCTTCTGAGGCTAGAG AAACTTTGTTACAATTGTACAGGGAGCGGAGGCGCAACGGTGCTGTTTCACCTTTTAGAAGATCCAATTTTAAAGTGGCTGCGTCCAGTGGATTGGTACGTTATATTGTCAAGGAACTAACTAGAGATCATCACCCTGATCGAGATGATGAAAGGTCTCGAGTAGAAGCAGCTGGTGGCTATGTTGTTGAATGGGGTGGTGTATCACGTGTGAATGGTCAGCTGGCGATCTCCCGTTCTATTGGTGATGTATCATACAAAAG TTATGGTGTTATCGCTGCACCAGAGGTGACAGATTGGCAGTCTCTAACTGCTAATGATAGCTATTTGGTGGTTGGCTCTGATGGCATTTTTGAAAAGCTGAGCTTGCAGGATGTTTGTGATTTACTTTGGGAAGTAAAGAATCATGATACTGTTGGATCAAGACTATCTTCTTCATGCTCACTCTCACTAGCTGATTGCTTAGTGAATACTGCCTTCGAGAGGGGCAGCATGGACAATATGGCAGCTATAGTGGTTCCACTGGGATCTGCTTTTCTATCTCAAAACTTGCTGACTGAAAGATGTGGAAGGAAAGGGGCCAAGGAATTCCCAGCTAATGGACTACAAAAATTCATTCATGGACGATCAA GTGATGGTATTAGTCCAGACCTACTGCAGTTGGAATCTACTCATCCAATCACGACTAAATTTAACAGGCTATTG GTTCAAGGAAAACCTAGCAGTTATAGCTGTTTCTATTTATCTGAGAATCTCAATGATGATGTGGATGATACAATTCAAACTCAAAAGGAAGATTATGTGCATGACCAACCCCAGGCTCTACCTAATGCCTTTGAACGACCCTGTG GTGGACCTTTAAATGTGTACAATGACCGGAGTTTATGCTTAAACTTTGGGATGACTGTTGATGGAGCTAATGATCAATGTGTAAATCCTGAGGGCTTCGCTAGTTTCCTTGGTTTTCTTGAATCCATACCCTTCCATGATACTAGTTCAAGTTATGGGACAGAGGAGTATCCAATGCCAGACTCTAG GTATATTCTAAAGAAAAGATTTGGTCGTGGTTCTTACGGTGAGGTATGGTTGTCGTTTAGTTGGAATTGTCATCATGGCAGTGATGCTTCAAGATGGGGTGAAGAAAACAAGACTACCAATTTTGGTGATATTCATTTTGATACATATGGCAGTAGTTCATGTTGTAATACATCTAGGAATGATAGTCATGTTGGTTCTTCTGATGGCAACCTGTTTATTCTGAAACGCATAATG GTGGAGAGAGGGGCTTCTGTTTACTTAAGTGGTCTAAGAGAGAAGTACTTTGGTGAAGTTTTCTTAAATGCCTCTAGAAACCTTGGAAGTTTTCCATCGGGTGAAGTATCGGAACCTTTCTTAGAGGAATCACAATCTGGTTATGGTGACACATTAGATGCAAATTTAGAATTAGGAATCACTTTGAGTCCTGAAAATATATATCTGAACAAATCTGGATTTCACGGGGCTGCTTTTGAAGAAGGTTTGAACCATATTGCAAGATATGTCGAGTCATTTGAATCACGGTCTAATGAAATATGGCTTGTATTTCATTACGAGGGCATGTCACTATCAAAGCTTATGTATACCATGGAAGAAGCCGTACATAATGCAGCTGAAGAAAGCGttgaagaagtaaaacaagttCGTGTATTGCGTCCATCAAAATGGTGGCATTGGTTGAGGACAACAGAAGAAGGACAAGAAGAAATGCGCAATCTTATTTGGCAATTG CTTTTGCTTTTCATTTGCTCAGTTGGTTGCACTGAAGTCCTGTCACGATCGCAATATTACCCACAGGGATATCAAACCTG A